A region of the Myxococcus stipitatus DSM 14675 genome:
GTCGGGTGCTCCGATGGCGTTGTCGGGGTTGAGGACCGCGACGACACCTCCGGCCGCCACCGCATCGGCGTACCGGTCGATCGCCAGTTCGGAGGTCTTCTCCGAAGGTTGCTCCTCGGCGGGGGTGGTGCCCTCGGGTTCGACACCGCAGGCCACCAGACCGCTCAGCCCCAGCACCGCGCCCATCGTTCGCCAAAACGAAGTCCTTCGACTGCTCATCATGTTTCGCTCCATTCCACTCGTCACATCCACGGCACCGAAGGACTGCGTGATGCAGCGTTTCGAGAAGCCGCGGGCTGCAATGGAATGCACGAATACAATTTCTCGCTTGAGACGCCTGGGTTGACACGGGTGTTCGCGTTTGACATCCGACACGCGCCACGTTGAGTGTCATCGTGGCGCGTTCCATGTAACACCGTGCCCGAACCCCGAGGCAGCCCTGGCGCGGCCTTGCTGCGTGTTTCAGTGGTGCTTCCGCCACGCCTTGAGGTCCGCCTTCTTCTTCGTGCCGACCTCGTCCAGTCGTTCCTGCCAGCGTTCACGATAGGGACGGAGTGCCGCCGTGACGGCGCGGGCAACGATGAGATTCCGATACCACTTGGAATCCGAGGGCACCAGCATCCACGGCGCATGCGGGGTGGACGTGCGCGCGAAGACGTCTTGATAGGCTTGGGTGTAGTCAGCCCAGTGCTTGCGGTCCTCCCAGTCCCCCGCGCTGATCTTCCACGCCTTGCGCGGCTCCTTCTCCCGGTCCAGCAGTCGCTGCTCCTGCTCGTCCTGGCTGATGTGGAGGAAGAACTTCAGGACGAGGGTGCCGTGCTCGAAGAGCATCTCCTCGAAGTCCTTGATGTGCTCGAAACGCTTCTGCCAGAGGGACTTGGGGGCGAGCTTGTGCACTCGCACGGCGAGGACGTCCTCGTAGTGGGAGCGATTGAAGATGGCGAACTCGCCCTGGCGGGGGGTGTGGCGGTGGATGCGCCAGAGGAAGTCGTGCTCGGACTCCTCGGTGGTGGGGACGGCGAAGGAGGTGACGCTGACGCCTCGGGGGTTGAGGCTTCCCACGACGTGTTTGATGGTGCCGTCCTTGCCCGCGGTGTCCCTGCCCTGGAGGACGATGAGCACGGAGTTCATGCGGGCGCCCCAGAGCAGGTCCTGGAGGTCGAACAATTCGTTGCTGAGTGTATCGAACTCCTCCTTGGCGTCTGACTTGAGCTCCTTCTTGGGGGGCGTGGTGGGGATGCGCTCCAGTCGTACGCTCGCGCCTTGTCTTGCGTTGGAGATGATTTGCATGGGGGACAGGTTAGTTCGGGGGGAGGGCCGCCGGCGCCCTGTCCTGTCCCGGAGGCGTGGGGAACGGATGGGCGCTGAACCATTCATGCCGACGTCATGATGACTTCGTGAAGATGTGGGTGAGGGTGGCTGGATAGCTTGGCGTCATGCTCCTTCTTGGCTGGGCCGTGGCGGGCGTGCTGCATGCCGCCGTCGACGCGCCCGTGACCGATGTGACCGTCTACAGCGACCAGGCGCGGGTGGTGCGGACCGCCACGCTGGATGTTTCTGGCACCCAGCGGGTGGAACTGCCCCGGCTGCCGGACCTGGTGGACCCGGACTCCATCCGGGTCGAGGCGGAGGGAGCCCAGGTGTCGTCCGTCGAGGTTCGCCAGGGCCGCGTGCCGCCGTTCCCGGAGAAGGAGGCGCGGGCGCTGGTGGAGACGCTGGACCGGTTGGATGGGGACATCGAGTTGGCCGAGGCCGAGCGGGCGGCCATCGCCCTCCAGGTGACGGCCCTCCGGCGCATCCGGCCGTCGGCTCCGACGCAGGCCGAACCGTCCTCCGGGCCCATGTCACCAGGAGGATGGAGTACCTCCACCGCGTTCCTCATCGACACGGCGGCGAAGCTGGAGACTCGCGGGCGCGAGTTGGAGGAGCGGGCTGCCTCGTTGAAGGATGAGCGCGCGCGGCGGTCGGCGGACGCGGCGCGCCTGGTCGTGAAACCTCAAGAGACGGGGCTCGAAGTGGCGGCTTCACTCACGGGGGCGGGGGCGGCCACGGTTCGGCTGTCCTATCTCGTGCCGCAGAATGCCCGGTGGTATCCGCGGTACGAGCTGCAATTGCATCCGGAGACGCAGCGAGTGCAGGTGGCCTTCTCGGGGCGGGTCAGCCAGGAGACAGGGGAAGACTGGACACGGGCCCGGCTCACGCTGAGCACCGCGCAGCCGTCCACGCTCACCCAGCTCCCGAAGCTCCCCACCTGGAAGTTGGGTGTCGCCGAGCGTTTCATCCCAAGGCCCCAGCGAAAGGCGGGGCAGGCCCGTCCGCTGTTGCCGGTGTTGACGCCTGCCCCCGAGCCGGACTTCGAGCAGGTCTTGCGTCAGTGGCTCCAGGCGCGGGCGGCGAGCATGCCGCTGAAGCCCGCCGCGACGTCCGGTACCCTGGTGGGGACCGTCATCGACTCTCAAGCCAGGTCGCCTGTCGCCGACGTCGTGGTCTCAGCGCACTCCCCCAGTCTTCCCGGCGAGCAGTTGGTCGTGACAGATGCCCAGGGGCGCTACCGCATTCCGGCGCTGCCCCCTGGCGAATACACGCTGCGGTTCGAGAAGGAGCAGTACAAACCGTACGCACGGACAGGGGTGACGCTCCGTCCCTACAAGACCGTCAAGCTCGATGTGGAGTTTCTGCCTGAGTCCTTGGGGGAAGTCGTCGAGATTGCCAAAATGCCTTTGGAGATTGATGAGGAGTTCGTCAGGCGCGTCGCGGTCGAGCGAGGCAAGAGTGGGGCCCGTTCATTCGAGAGCCTGGCGGAGGTTGCCCCCGCTGGAAGCAGTCAGTCCGCTGCCATGGGCGTATCGCTTGCCGGTGCGACGTC
Encoded here:
- a CDS encoding polyphosphate kinase 2 family protein; its protein translation is MQIISNARQGASVRLERIPTTPPKKELKSDAKEEFDTLSNELFDLQDLLWGARMNSVLIVLQGRDTAGKDGTIKHVVGSLNPRGVSVTSFAVPTTEESEHDFLWRIHRHTPRQGEFAIFNRSHYEDVLAVRVHKLAPKSLWQKRFEHIKDFEEMLFEHGTLVLKFFLHISQDEQEQRLLDREKEPRKAWKISAGDWEDRKHWADYTQAYQDVFARTSTPHAPWMLVPSDSKWYRNLIVARAVTAALRPYRERWQERLDEVGTKKKADLKAWRKHH
- a CDS encoding mucoidy inhibitor MuiA family protein, translating into MLLLGWAVAGVLHAAVDAPVTDVTVYSDQARVVRTATLDVSGTQRVELPRLPDLVDPDSIRVEAEGAQVSSVEVRQGRVPPFPEKEARALVETLDRLDGDIELAEAERAAIALQVTALRRIRPSAPTQAEPSSGPMSPGGWSTSTAFLIDTAAKLETRGRELEERAASLKDERARRSADAARLVVKPQETGLEVAASLTGAGAATVRLSYLVPQNARWYPRYELQLHPETQRVQVAFSGRVSQETGEDWTRARLTLSTAQPSTLTQLPKLPTWKLGVAERFIPRPQRKAGQARPLLPVLTPAPEPDFEQVLRQWLQARAASMPLKPAATSGTLVGTVIDSQARSPVADVVVSAHSPSLPGEQLVVTDAQGRYRIPALPPGEYTLRFEKEQYKPYARTGVTLRPYKTVKLDVEFLPESLGEVVEIAKMPLEIDEEFVRRVAVERGKSGARSFESLAEVAPAGSSQSAAMGVSLAGATSDLSVPVFDRYVGLAPPKGWVAPVLAEDLPVSLAGGYDLAFSAPRPESVFSGQGERTIPLRVESWPVELERQAFPALAPEAYLVAHLKGSSRGALPGGQATLFVGADRVGTAALKLVVPGESFTLPLGVDSAVRTARNVRLVQSQEGLISKDDVSTYEVTLEVSNPYPFPLKTRVVDQVPLSKQRELEVTLVRAEPVAQRDETTSELRWDLVIPPSSKKTVTFEYTLRRPRDWRLSQSQ